The following DNA comes from Winogradskyella sp. PG-2.
GCAGGAATGTTATACCATGGTGCATGTGGTTTAGAACTTCTATTTAAAACCTCCTCATAACAGTCTTGATATTTATCCCAAAGTTTACGCTCTTTTAAATCGCCTGAAGAAAATTTCCAATTTTTCTCTTGCTTGTTTAAACGCCTCAATAATCTGTATTTCTGCTCACCTTTAGAAAGATTCAAAAAGAATTTAAATATAATAGTACCATTTTCTGCTATGTGTTTTTCAAAATTATTAATCTGCTCATAACGTTTATCCCAAAAGGCATCGTCAATTTTTGAAACATCATCTATGCCTGGAATATTCTCACTCATTATATAATAAGGATGCACACGTGTTACTAAAACATTTTCGTAATGCGTTCTGTTAAAAACACCAAACTTTCCTCGAGCTGGCAAAGCAATATAATGTCTCCATAGATAATCGTGTTTTAATTCTAATTCGGTTGGTACTTTAAAACTGTGCACTTCCACACCTCTT
Coding sequences within:
- a CDS encoding PPK2 family polyphosphate kinase is translated as MISIDLNDFKITSKINLKDQPTKINVDVDEDTVKDELKSVRKKLGKLQDTLYAHGKYSVLICLQGMDTSGKDSLIREVFKDFNVRGVEVHSFKVPTELELKHDYLWRHYIALPARGKFGVFNRTHYENVLVTRVHPYYIMSENIPGIDDVSKIDDAFWDKRYEQINNFEKHIAENGTIIFKFFLNLSKGEQKYRLLRRLNKQEKNWKFSSGDLKERKLWDKYQDCYEEVLNRSSKPHAPWYNIPADDKPVARYLVAKILYDTLSAYSDIEEPVLPDDEKANINLYKQQLENEN